The following are from one region of the Salvia hispanica cultivar TCC Black 2014 chromosome 1, UniMelb_Shisp_WGS_1.0, whole genome shotgun sequence genome:
- the LOC125190213 gene encoding receptor like protein 27-like — translation MAVYSLLRLLFFFIFFIIFVDGQCLDGQKKLLLDLRSEFEYNSSIPPSFVDWNETADCCGWLGIECDDIGRVTSLSLYSEGVSGEISESSLFRLANLSKLDLSNNDFSKSEIPNQFHRLPNLANLDLSNSGFMGPIPSTLANLTELVELDLSSNFLTGFSPTSGLDLVIGGFFWGYVVVHSVKLRFLFPEYISTGSHFVTCGRIVWGGPWPSAVTVVLNRIKLEESSLVEGLTRLLVVLSGLMKMKCVLIRQKVFNSVEGNVPDSEPEDKAAEMNELARSTIILNFSDSVIRKVGTIESAFELWEKLDKPQYIKRYGDKTIDGYTSIALMNAIPDSYNDVKAAIKYGRDSAPLI, via the exons ATGGCAGTTTATTCACTTCTCCgcctccttttcttcttcatcttcttcataaTATTTGTCGATGGCCAATGCCTTGATGGACAAAAAAAGTTGTTACTTGATCTCAGGAGCGAATTCGAATATAATTCATCCATTCCACCTAGTTTTGTGGATTGGAATGAGACAGCTGATTGTTGCGGATGGTTAGGCATAGAATGTGATGACATCGGTCGGGTCACCAGTTTGAGCCTCTACAGCGAGGGCGTCTCCGGGGAAATTAGTGAGTCATCCCTTTTCCGGTTGGCAAACTTATCGAAGCTTGACCTCTCAAACAATGATTTCAGCAAAAGTGAGATACCTAACCAATTCCATCGCCTCCCAAATTTGGCAAACCTTGATTTGTCAAACTCTGGTTTCATGGGACCAATTCCATCCACACTGGCTAATCTAACAGAGCTAGTTGAGCTGGATCTATCGAGTAACTTCCTAACAG GGTTTAGTCCAACTTCTGGGTTGGATCTTGTGATTGGAGGTTTCTTCTGGG GCTACGTGGTTGTGCACTCGGTGAAACTGAGGTTTCTGTTCCCTGAGTACATTTCGACTGGTTCTCACTTTGTGACTTGTGGTAGAATCGTGTGGGGAGGTCCTTGGCCTAGTGCAGTCACCGTT GTGCTTAATCGGATCAAGCTTGAGGAGTCTAGCCTGGTGGAAGGCTTGACCA GGTTGCTTGTTGTGCTCTCTGGGTTAATG aaaatgaagtgtgttttaaTTCGGCAAAAAGTTTTCAATTCTGTTGAGGGTAATGTCCCTGATTCTGAGCCTGAAGACAAGGCTgctgaaatgaatgaattagcTAGGTCTACTATAATACTTAACTTTTCTGATTCTGTGATTAGAAAGGTTGGTACCATTGAGTCTGCCTTTGAGCTATGGGAAAAGCTAGATAAACCTCAAT ATATTAAAAGGTATGGTGACAAAACCATTGATGGGTATACTAGCATTGCCCTAATGAATGCTATCCCTGATTCTTATAATGATGTTAAAGCTGCCATTAAGTATGGTAGGGATTCTGCCCCCTTGATTTAA